CCCCAATCCTGCAGTTTATCGCGAAATCGGCGCACTGCCAAGGCTACGGTATCTTCGTTCCACACGCATTTTGCCCACCTCAGGAAGCAAGCTGGATTCTTCTCGCTCAAATACTCGATCCAAGCCGGGAAGATTACTCCCAGACCCTCACCATGTGCTATCTCCGGATGCAGCGCACTAAAAGCATGTTCGATACTGTGGCAGCCCCAGTCTCCTTCATGCAAACCCACTCCGCTGATGCCGTTCAGCGCCAGGGTCGCACTCCAGGCCAGGTTTCCCCGTGCCACAATATCTGCAGCATTTTGTTTGAGACGGTCTGTCATATCCACAATGGTGCGCAACAAGGCATCATTGATGGCCAACGTACTGAGAGCTCTATCGTCTGCGAAGTAGAATTCCAGAATATGAGCGATGGCATCCATGGCACCGTTTGCCGTTTGTTTGAAAGGCAAAGTGCTTTGCAGAGAGGGATCTATGATGCTCACCCGGGGATACAGGAAAGGCGAAGACACTCCCCATTTCTGCCGTGTCTGCATGTTTGTAATTACAGCATTACCGTTCATCTCACTACCCGTTGCCGATAGCGTCAGTACCGTGTATATGGGCAAAGCTTGTACGATCTTTTCCTTTTCCGTAAAGGCATTCCATGTTTCTTTGAGATATACTCCCGCTGCTGCAGCTTTGGCAGTGTCGATCACGGAGCCTCCACCGGCTGCGATAATAGCCTCAGAGGCGTTTTGGCGCAGCTGCAGCACGATCTCATTTACTTTATTCAAGGTTGGATTGGCCTGCACTCCCCAAGATTCTGTCATTTCTATACCAGCTGCCTTCATGCTTTCCAGAATGCGCTTGTACGCACCATTCATTTTCAAAGATCCGCCTCCGGCAATCAGATGACACTTGGTGATGCCATCTTTCTTTAGTATCTCGCCCAGTTCTTCTATCGATGACTGCCCAAAAAGAATCTGAGTGGGATTGTGAAAACTGAAAGCCTCCATCTATATCTCCTCCATCTTTATAATCTGACACTGAAGCCTATAGTGCCATAGTGAATTGCGGCAAAGGTATAGACCTCATCGTTGTCACTACCGCCTTCCAAGAGGCGATAACCGGCGCGCATGTTTAGTTTGTGATTGATTCTGAAATCCAAGCCCAAATACACATCTTCCGCTCTGCCGTATGGTGATGCCAAGCCCTCTGCTTCCAATACCAACTCCAATTCCTCCATGATGGGATATCCCAGGTCGAAATTGAGAAGCGGAACAAAGCCGATGTTGGTTTTGGAGGATTTCTTACTGCCATTCTTCAGAAGGATCTCTGCGTCTCGTATCTTGGCTGCCGCTCCCACAGATTTCAACACAAAGAGACGTTTGGGAAAGAAGTATCTGTAGCCCAGACGATAGGAATTGAAACGATATTCCGCATCAATCTCTTCACCGGCATTGAAGGTGACTCCTTCGTAATCAATTGTGTTTTCCAGGCTTCCCTTTGGCTTCAAGGTCAGAGGTGCTGCCATAAGTGTAATCTGATGCCGGGGGTGAGGCATGTAGTGCAAGAGCAATCTGCTGCTAAAGCCAGGATCGGTGCTTAGTTCGTCCGTGAAAGACAGCAAGGGACTATTGTTGTCTTTGTTTGGGCTGCGTACATCATTGTATCCGGAAATTGCCGCACTCAATTCGGTTTCAATACGAAAGCTGCCCTGAGCCCATAACGCAAGGGACAAAAGCATCATGCATAGCAGGATTATATTTCGTTTCATTGTGTTCCTCTGTAGATTCTTCTTAGAATACAAGATAAGCCAAAGCCGGAACAGGGCAATAATCAATCCACGCATATTGGGGCTCTATGTGATGTCTCAAGCCACTATTGCATTGTATTCATTTCTATATGCCGCTTCATCATGAGTAGTCCCAAGCTTATGTGTTGCGAAGGATAAAACAAAGAAGAGAAATGATACTCCTCTTTCCCTTTGTTCTATCCAGTGTTGAAGCTGATATCAAGGTGTTATTATCCTGTACTCACCCGATGATAACCCGATGATATCAGGTTCAAGTATAGATAATCCCAGGAGGAATGAAGCTTCTGAATCATCGGCAGAAGTATCTATCTTTTCGAAGTTCGGCAGTCCAGTAGCAAAACGACATTCGTGCCTTAACGAGTTGTTAGAACTTTCTCCGCAAAAGGTTGGCATTGGATACCACCGTTACCGAGCTGAGCGCCATTGCAATCTCCGCGATTACTGGATGCAATACCCCGAAAGCCGCCAATGGAATGGCTATCAGATTGTAGAAAAACGCCCAAAACAGGTTTTGACGGATCTTGGCAAAGGTCTGCACTGAAAGCTTGTGCGCCAAAGGTATGAGGTTTAGATCTCCTCGTAAGATCGTGATATCCGCCGCTTCGATGGCAATATCGGTACCCATGCCCATGGCGATCCCGATGTCTGCTTGCTTCAGAGCCGGAGCGTCGTTGATACCGTCTCCTACCATTGCCACTACGCTGCCACCGGCCTGCAGTTCTTTCACCTTCCCTGCTTTATCAGCAGGCAAAACATTGGCCAGCACATCTGTAATGCCGCATTTATGCGCTATCGCCCGGGCTGTATCCAGGTTGTCGCCGCTCATCATAATCGGCTTTATCCCTTTCTGCAAAAGGCTTTGTACCACACTGCGTGCTTCCTCCCGAATGGTGTCTGCCACATAAAAGCGAGCCAATAGCTTGGCATCGGTTGCCAGATAGATGTTGCCGGCATAAGCGAGATCAGCATCCGGCTCCGGTTCACTCTCGATACCGATTTCCCGCATCCAATTGAGACTGCCCAGATAGTAATTTATGCCTCCTATATCTGCAGATACTCCACGACCGGGACTGGCGTTAAAATTCTGAATGGGCTTCAGACTCAAGTTTTGTGCTTGTGCTGCATTCTTGATGGCAAGCGCCAGAGGATGTTCGCTGGAGTTTTCCAGAGCATAAGCCAGGCCAAGAACTTGTTCTTCATCACTTTCGAATACGTCTGTTTTGATCAGTTCGGGTTTACCGTGAGTGAGGGTGCCAGTTTTGTCCAGAAGCACCGTATCCACATCCTTCATACGCTGCAAAGCCTCACCGCTGCGAATCAGGATGCCGTTATTTGCCCCAATGCCGGAGCCCACCATCAAGGCGGTAGGCGTGGCCAGACCCAGGGCGCAAGGACAGGCAATCACCAGAGTAGCAATCGTGGCCATCAAAGCTGCCGCAATTCCATCTGCAGGAAGTGAAAGGGGTAATACTGTGTGCAGAATGGCTGCCACACTTCCCATGAAGCCAGGAAAAATGATCCAAGCAACAAAAACAAGCAGTGACAGCGCCAGGATCACAGGCACAAAGATCGCCGTGATGCGGTCTGCCAAAAGCTGGATAGGCACTTTGGAGTGTTGAGCATCGCTCACCATCTTAATCACCTGAGCCAGAAAAGTCTCCTTGCCTACTTTGGTAGCCCTGGCAAGGAAGTATCCATCTAAATTGATCGTAGCACCCAAAACGGCATCGCCTACAGTGCATGTAACCGGCATGGACTCACCGGTGGCAATAGAAATATCCAAAGAACTGGTACCGCTGGTGATAATGCCGTCTGTAGGAACCTTGGCTCCAGGTTTCACCACAAAGATATCTCCGGTTTTGATACGGTGTACGGGAACTTCCTGCTCGCAATCATCAATCATCAGAATGGCCGTCTTGGCACCAAGTGAGATCAGTTTGCGTATGGCTTCGGAGGCTTTACCCCTGGCTCTGCTTTCCAGATATCGTCCCGTGAGGTGGAAGGAGATGATCATGGCGGCAATACCTGCAAAATCGTGTGCAGAGATGTTCGTGATCACCAGTGACAACGGACTTACCATTAGAGATGAGAGAGTACCCAAAGCGATGAGCACGTCCATGTTTGCAGCGCGCCCCTTCAGGGATTTGAACGCAGAGACATACACGTGACGAGCGGGAAAAAGAACTGCCGTGAGGGATAAAGCAAACATAATCCAGGCATCGGCATTGTGCCCAAAGACCTTGCCGCCAAAGAACATATGCGGTATCATCAATACCAACACCAAGGCCGTGAGTATCCAACTGAATATCATCCGCCGTGAAGCCATGTGCATCATCCGGATATGCTCATCCTCGTCCCGATACACACTATCCCGGATGCTGAAACCCAGATCGGTGATACTCTTGAAAATGGCTTCCTGCTTTACCTTGCGCTCGTCATATTCCACCTGAGCTTCTTCCAAAGCGAGGTTCACATGAGCCGAACTTACTCCACCCAGAGCTTTCAAACTCTTCTCCACATTCGCACTGCATGAAGCACAATGCATACCGTCGATGCCGATTTGTAACTGCATATCTATGTCCTTTTTATAATGTCTATGCTTATGATATGATATTGCTAAACATGCCTACCCGCAAGTGAAATCTCGATAATCTGGCATAAAACCTTTGTAAGCCCAGATAATCGGTTCCAAGCGACTGGGAACTCTGATACCGTCCATGTTTGACATATTCCGGTTTTCCTGCGCCTGTCTATGCCGATTGTTGCGGTGCTTCAGTTACGCTTGCCAAGCCAGAAAGCTCAATTGGCAGGAATAGCTTCAGAAAAAACACTTGACCTTTAAAGCGATTGATTTATAGGGGTACTAAGTAATGATTGGAGAATATATGAATATCCACTTTCGTGATGTACAGGCAGGCAGTGTGGAGGCAAGAGCGATCCTGGAGATCGCTGAAGGCGTTTTTTTGAACGAAGTTACCATTCTCAACATAGATGGCGAGATCGTAGTGGAGTTTCCCAAAAAAAGCTTTGTGGGCAAGAATAAACGTACTTTTTACATAGATATTATTACTTTTGAAGACATGGACAAACGCATAGTCTGGGAGCTTGAAATCAAGGACGCTTACCGGGAATGGCGCAAGAGTAATAAGAAAGTTTTGGTTTACGAAGAAAAATAAAATATACGGAGGATCAACATGATCACCAACTTGAACAATGCATTATCCACGAACATCAAAGGGATGAAGCGTTCGGCTATCCGCGAGCTTCTGAAGTATCTCGGCACCCCCGGATTGATCTCTTTCAGCGGTGGCTTTCCCAGCCCGCTCACCTTCCCGGTGGAAGAACTGAAACAGATTATGAATGAAGTAATGGACAAAGAAGCCGCCATGGCCCTGCAATATGGCGCCACCGAAGGCGACATGCTGCTGCGCACTCTTTTGGCAAACCGCTACAAGAGCCAGGGCGTGGATGTAAGTGTGGACAACCTGATTATCACCACGGCTTCCCAGCAAGCTTTGGACCTCATTGCCAAGATGTTTATTGATCGCGGCGACTACGTGATCGTAGGTCTGCCCTCATATCTGGGCGGGCTATCCGCCTTCAATTCCTATGGCGCAAAAATGATCGGCATTCCCATGGATGATGAGGGAGAAGATCCCGCAATACTGGAAGCTGAATTGAAAAAGCTTCAGGCAATGGATAAGAAACCCAAATTTATCTATTTGATCCCGGATTTCCAGAACCCCGCCGGCGTTACCATGACCGAGCGTCGCAGAAAAGAGATCATCGCCCTGGCCCATAAATACGATGTACTTATTCTGGAAGACAGCCCCTACCGTGAGCTGCGTTATGAAGGCGAGACTCAAAAGACCATGTACGAACTGGACGGCACGGGGCATGTAATCATGCTTGGTACCTTCTCCAAGATCTTCTGCCCCGGTTTCCGTATCGGTTGGGTAGTGGGTCATGCAGATGTACTGGATAAAATTGTGGTGGGGAAACAAGCTACCGACCTCTGCACACCGCCCTTCACTCAGAGGATTGCCGCCCGCTACATCGAAAAAGGTCTTTTGGATCCCAAGATCGAAGACATCCGCAAGATGTATTCCGTGAAGCAGAAAGGCTTCCTGGCCGCTCTGAAACAGTACATGCCGGAAGAGATCACCTGGACTAAACCGGAAGGCGGCCTCTTTATGATGGCCTATGCTCCAAAACACCTGGATACAAACGCTCTGTTGCTGGATTGCATCAAGGAAGCGAATGTAGCTTATGTAGCCGGAACCTCTTTCTTCTGCGATGGCGGAGGTAATAACACCATGCGCCTGAATTTCTCTTATGAGACTCTGGAAAAGAACGAAGAAGGCGCAAAGCGTCTTGGTGACTTCTTCAAAAAAGTATTGGCAAAAAAGTAACACACTCATATAATAAACTGGAGGAATAATGTCCAACAAAGTCATTAAAGACCGTATGGGCATGATCATCAAAGAGGAAGACACTCTGGCCAAGATGGAGGTGGAACCCACCGAAGTCAAAGCCCCCGGAGAGAAGGACTCCCCCGTATTGATCTATTACAATTGGTGCAAGAAATGCGGCATTTGCGTCGCATTCTGCCCTACCGGATGCCTGGGATTGAAGAGCGATGGCTCTCCCTATGTGCAAGCTCCGGAAAAATGTATCCATTGCGAAACCTGTGATCGCTTATGTCCTGATTTTGCCATCACCGGAGCGAAGGAGAAGTGATGTTGATGAAAGAAACAAGTAAGGTCGCAAAATCCACGAAGAAAGCCGAAACTGCGGTCAAAGTGGAAAGCAAGATCAACGAACTACAAAACACTCGCGAACGCAAGACCGTAATCATGCAAGGTAACGAAGCCGTAGCCTATGGAGCTTTGGATGCCGGCGTGAATTTCTTTGCCGGATATCCCATTACTCCTTCTACCGAGATTGCCGAGATATTGGCTGCTGAGCTTCCAAAGCGCAATGGCGTGTTTATCCAGATGGAAGATGAAATCGCCTCCATCTGCGCCATCACAGGTGCCTCTCTTGCCGGAGCCAAGTCTCTTACCGCCACCAGCGGCCCGGGCTTCTCCCTCATGCAAGAAGGTATCGGCTTTGCCAAGATCACCGAGACACCTTGTGTGGTAGTGAACGTGCAACGCATGGGCCCCTCCACCGGAATGCCGACCAGCCCCGCTCAGGCCGACATCATGCAAGCCCGCTGGGGTTCTCATGGCGATTCCCCGGCCATCGTGCTGTATCCGGATAGTGTAAAAGAAAGCTATGAACTCACCATCCGTGCCGTAAACCTGGCCGAAAAATACCGCACCTGCGTAATCCTGCTTCTGGATGAAGTCCTGGGACACATGCGTGAGTCCGTACGCCTGCCTGATTTGGCAAATGTGAGAGTAATCAACCGAATCAAACCCACAGTGCCTCCGCACTGGTATAAACACTATGATGAAAACCAAAAATACCTGTCGCCCCTGGCCAGTTATGGCGAAGGCTACAGGTTCCATGTAACCGGGCTCACCCACGATGCCCACGGTTTCCCCACAAACAAGAGCAGCGAAGCCGCCGAGATGATGGAGCGTCTGCGCAAAAAGATCTCTTACAATATCCGGGACCTCGTGCAGATCGAAAGCCACGAAATGGACGATGCCAAGATCGCCATCTTCGCGGCAGGTATTACTGCCCGTGCCGCCAAGGGAGCTATTGCCATAGCTCGTTATGAAGGCATCAAAGTAGGACTTCTGCGCCCGCTTACCATTTGGCCATTCCCGGATGACGCCGTGCGCAAAATGCTGCGCAATGTTGAGACCGTGATTGTCCCCGAACTCAATCAAGGCCAGCTGATTAACGAGATACGCCGCCTTACAAAAGACAAGAGCGACAGCAATGTGCTTAGCATTCAGAGGGTAAACGGTCAGTTGATCACACCCAACGACATTCTGCGCAAGATCAAGGAGGTAAGTTGAGATGGCTAATATCCCGCAAAAAATAGTACATCAATACCTGCGCCACGACAAGAAGTTCCCTCACGTGTGGTGCGCCGGATGCAGCAATGGCATAGTACTGGGCGCCATTATCCGCGCCATTGCCTCCCTGAATCTGAACCGCGACGACATCGTGATGGTTTCCGGAATCGGCTGCTCCTCCCGTATGCCGGTCTATATAGACCTCAACACTCTGCATACCCTGCATGGACGTTCCATCGCCTTTGCAACAGGGATCAAGATGCATAAACCTTACATGAAGGTGATTGTGATCACCGGAGACGGAGACTGCACCGCGATCGGCGGAAACCACCTGATTCACGCTGCCCGCAGAAACCTCGACCTCAGCGTGATCTTGATCAACAACAACATCTATGGCATGACCGGCGGTCAATGTTCACCTACCACGCCGCATGATGCCATCGCCACCACCGCTCCTTATGGCAATATCGAGCCTGATTTCAACATCTGTGAGCTGGCAATGGGCGCCGGCGCCTCTTTCGTTGCCCGCACCACAGCCTTCCACGTACAGGAAATGCAGAATTACATTCAAGCTTCTCTGGAACATCCCGGATTCTCTTTGCTGGAAATAATCTCCGCTTGCCCCGTTATCTTCGGACGCCTCAATAAAAAGGGCGGAGCTCCGCAGATGATGAAGGAATTCAGGGACAACTCCATTCCTTTGGCAGCTGTGGACAAGCTTCCTCCGGAACAGGTGCAAGGCAAGATCATCCGCGGTATTCTGCGCAAGGACATCAAACCCGAATTCTGCGCCGCTTATGCCGATCTGGTGGCCAGAGTGGCTCCGAAAGGGGAGGATAAATGAACAAGAGTTACGAAATCCGTCTCTCCGGCAGTGGAGGTCAGGGACTGATCCTGGCCGGCATCATCCTCGCCCGCGCCGCAGTAATTGATAAGCACAAAGTTACTCAAACCCAGAGTTACGGTCCGGAATCCCGCGGCGGATACTCCCGCGCAGACGTGATAATCAGTGACAAAGAGATCTATTTCCCCGAAGCCACAAACTTCAATTGCCTGCTCGCCCTTACACAGGAAGCTTGCGACAAGTATCTCTTTGACTTGCGCGACACCGGTACCCTGATAATCGACACCACCTTCGTGAAAAACCTGGCTCTGGCTGCCGACAATACGTATGAGCTGCCCTTTACTGAGATTGCTCAAGAGCAGTTGGGCAGTACGATGTCCACGAACGTGCTATCTCTGGCTTTTCTGGTGAAAGTAACCCAGATTGTTAGCGAAACTGCTCTGGAAACATCGCTGCGTGAAACCGTGAAGCCTGCCTTTGTAGATATGAACATCAAGGCCATGAAGCTTGGCTTCAAGCTGGCCGATGAATACAAGAAATAAAGGACTACAGCATGGTTAAGCACATCAGCCACATCGGAATAGCAGTGAAAGACCTGGAAGCCGGAATCGCCTTTTACCAAAAGCTGGGCCTCACCCTGGAAGGAACTGAGGAAGTGCCCTCACAGATGGTAAAAGTTGCCTTTTTCCCTGTTGGCAATACCAGAATTGAACTACTGGCACCTACTTCCGAAGAAAGCCCTATCGCCAAATTCATCGAGAAAAAAGGTGAAGGAATCCAACATATCGCCTTCGCAGTGGAAGATCTGCCCGATGCTCTCAAAAAATCTGAGGAAGAAGGCATCCGCCTCATCGATAAAGAACCCCGCCCCGGAGCGCATGGAGCCGATATCGCCTTCCTGCATCCAAAATCCACTGGTGGTGTCCTGATCGAACTCTGTAAAGAAAAACACTGATAAACACCTAATAAGAAAGAGACGGAGCCCTTCATAGCGGTTCCGTCTTTTTTTGCGCCTGCGTAGGAACCACACCATCTATTACGCAGATACAAGTGGGACTAATCTTGGATAATGCAAAGTTTATTTGACCTTATGTATCTTATTGTATACCTATATGTTATATGGTCATATGGACTTCAATAGCAGGAGTGGATTTTATACATTGCCCGAAGTCCACGCCGCCCCTTAACTTATTTTGCCATAAGATAGACAGCATAGGTGTTTTGAGCTGTGTGCCTTATTAGAGATAAAGTCCATTTGAGATTGCAACTCTATGTTTAGCAATTCATTTCGCGGTCAAATGGAATCATGGACGACGTAAACGCAGCTCCTCATTCAGCTTTACCCCTTTACTTTCAGGAGTGGTGAAGCAGATATCATCGAGTGATCATCGAGTGGTCACTGCTTTATAACAGCTTTATATCAGCTTCAGTACAGCTTGAACATCAGGGGAGAACCTCGCTGCAATGCATTTTATAGCCTATGAATCTGGCACTTCTGTACGTCAGATAACTCTCTCTCATAAAGCGTTATGCGTGTATATAAAAAAAGGTCTGGGATTTGTAAACCCGAGACCTTGAAATCAAAATGGGGTGGGTGATGGGATTTGAACCCACAACGCCCGGAACCACAATCCGGTGCTCTGCCGTTGAACTACACCCACCACAATGTTTGTGGATAAAGAAAGGTAATCTGGCACGCCAGAAGGGATTCGAACCCCTGACCCGCAGCTTAGAAGGCTGCTGCTCTATCCTACTGAGCTACTGGCGCAAGAAAAATATGGTAGCGGCGCAGGGATTTGAACCCCGGACCTGCGGATTATGATTCCGACGCTCTAACCAGCTGAGCTACACCGCCACACTCTATAAAAAAGAACGAGTTATCTCTCGCTCTTATTACTGAAATATGGTAGCGAGGGAAGGATTCGAACCTTCGACCTTCGGGTTATGAGCCCGACGAGCTACCAGCTGCTCCACCTCGCGTCACATGTTCTACCACTTTTTTGGGAGGAGCCCATCTGTCAAGATAAATCTTGAGACGCTTTTCATTGAGGCTTTTAATACACTCCAATTCACAAAGAGGGAAGACGACCAAGCCATCTTCCCCTGTGGTACTTATTACTTCATGAATGGATAATCGAAATTAAGTGCTGGAACGAAGTTTTCCTTGATGGATCGAGCGGAAATCCAGCGTTGCAGGTTCAAGGCAGAACCCGCTTTATCGTTAGTTCCGGATGATCTTCCGCCGCCAAAAGGCTGTTGACCTACAACAGCACCGGTTGGCTTGTCGTTGATGTAGAAATTACCTGCACTATGTCGCAGGGCATTATAAGCAGTACAGATTGCGGTGCGATCCTGAGAGAAGATCGAACCTGTAAGTCCATAAACAGAGGTTTTATCACACAGTTCCAATGTCTTCTCAAAATCCTCATCCTGATATACATACACGGTCAACACCGGGCCGAATATTTCTTCCTGCATGGTTTTGAACAGTGGATTTTCGGCTTTGATGATGGTAGGCTCTACAAAGTAGCCCACACTATCGTCGCAGTTACCACCGCGGATCACGCTTGCATCATTGGCATTTTTTGAGTAGTCGATGTAACTTTTTATGTTATCGAAGCTTGCTTTATCGATCACAGCATTAATCAAATTGCCAAACTCGCGCACATCACCCATTTTTACCTGATCCAGCATTTCATTCATGGAGCTCAGCCATTCATCATAGATGGATTGTGGAATGTAGAGCCGGGAAGCGGCACTGCACTTCTGCCCTTGATACTCAAAGGCTCCTCGCAGTGAGGCCACGGCAAGGGCTTGAACATCGGCAGAAGGATGCGCAAAGATGAAATCCTTTCCTCCCGTTTCGCCCACTATTCTGGGATATGACTTGTACAGGTGAATATTGTTTGCTGTTGTTTTCCATAGATGGTTAAACACCTTTGTACTGCCTGTGAAATGAATCCCAGCAAGATGCGGAGAGTGCATCACGTGCTGTCCGATGGTTTCACCTGAGCCGGGGATG
This window of the Candidatus Cloacimonadota bacterium genome carries:
- a CDS encoding 2-oxoacid:ferredoxin oxidoreductase subunit beta, which codes for MANIPQKIVHQYLRHDKKFPHVWCAGCSNGIVLGAIIRAIASLNLNRDDIVMVSGIGCSSRMPVYIDLNTLHTLHGRSIAFATGIKMHKPYMKVIVITGDGDCTAIGGNHLIHAARRNLDLSVILINNNIYGMTGGQCSPTTPHDAIATTAPYGNIEPDFNICELAMGAGASFVARTTAFHVQEMQNYIQASLEHPGFSLLEIISACPVIFGRLNKKGGAPQMMKEFRDNSIPLAAVDKLPPEQVQGKIIRGILRKDIKPEFCAAYADLVARVAPKGEDK
- the mce gene encoding methylmalonyl-CoA epimerase; the encoded protein is MVKHISHIGIAVKDLEAGIAFYQKLGLTLEGTEEVPSQMVKVAFFPVGNTRIELLAPTSEESPIAKFIEKKGEGIQHIAFAVEDLPDALKKSEEEGIRLIDKEPRPGAHGADIAFLHPKSTGGVLIELCKEKH
- a CDS encoding iron-containing alcohol dehydrogenase, which produces MEAFSFHNPTQILFGQSSIEELGEILKKDGITKCHLIAGGGSLKMNGAYKRILESMKAAGIEMTESWGVQANPTLNKVNEIVLQLRQNASEAIIAAGGGSVIDTAKAAAAGVYLKETWNAFTEKEKIVQALPIYTVLTLSATGSEMNGNAVITNMQTRQKWGVSSPFLYPRVSIIDPSLQSTLPFKQTANGAMDAIAHILEFYFADDRALSTLAINDALLRTIVDMTDRLKQNAADIVARGNLAWSATLALNGISGVGLHEGDWGCHSIEHAFSALHPEIAHGEGLGVIFPAWIEYLSEKNPACFLRWAKCVWNEDTVALAVRRFRDKLQDWGLAGSLRDLGIKQNELSTLLDMIMVQPAIGEVFKLKKDEIRSLLMLAF
- a CDS encoding heavy metal translocating P-type ATPase, which gives rise to MQLQIGIDGMHCASCSANVEKSLKALGGVSSAHVNLALEEAQVEYDERKVKQEAIFKSITDLGFSIRDSVYRDEDEHIRMMHMASRRMIFSWILTALVLVLMIPHMFFGGKVFGHNADAWIMFALSLTAVLFPARHVYVSAFKSLKGRAANMDVLIALGTLSSLMVSPLSLVITNISAHDFAGIAAMIISFHLTGRYLESRARGKASEAIRKLISLGAKTAILMIDDCEQEVPVHRIKTGDIFVVKPGAKVPTDGIITSGTSSLDISIATGESMPVTCTVGDAVLGATINLDGYFLARATKVGKETFLAQVIKMVSDAQHSKVPIQLLADRITAIFVPVILALSLLVFVAWIIFPGFMGSVAAILHTVLPLSLPADGIAAALMATIATLVIACPCALGLATPTALMVGSGIGANNGILIRSGEALQRMKDVDTVLLDKTGTLTHGKPELIKTDVFESDEEQVLGLAYALENSSEHPLALAIKNAAQAQNLSLKPIQNFNASPGRGVSADIGGINYYLGSLNWMREIGIESEPEPDADLAYAGNIYLATDAKLLARFYVADTIREEARSVVQSLLQKGIKPIMMSGDNLDTARAIAHKCGITDVLANVLPADKAGKVKELQAGGSVVAMVGDGINDAPALKQADIGIAMGMGTDIAIEAADITILRGDLNLIPLAHKLSVQTFAKIRQNLFWAFFYNLIAIPLAAFGVLHPVIAEIAMALSSVTVVSNANLLRRKF
- a CDS encoding 4Fe-4S binding protein is translated as MSNKVIKDRMGMIIKEEDTLAKMEVEPTEVKAPGEKDSPVLIYYNWCKKCGICVAFCPTGCLGLKSDGSPYVQAPEKCIHCETCDRLCPDFAITGAKEK
- a CDS encoding 2-oxoacid:acceptor oxidoreductase subunit alpha — translated: MLMKETSKVAKSTKKAETAVKVESKINELQNTRERKTVIMQGNEAVAYGALDAGVNFFAGYPITPSTEIAEILAAELPKRNGVFIQMEDEIASICAITGASLAGAKSLTATSGPGFSLMQEGIGFAKITETPCVVVNVQRMGPSTGMPTSPAQADIMQARWGSHGDSPAIVLYPDSVKESYELTIRAVNLAEKYRTCVILLLDEVLGHMRESVRLPDLANVRVINRIKPTVPPHWYKHYDENQKYLSPLASYGEGYRFHVTGLTHDAHGFPTNKSSEAAEMMERLRKKISYNIRDLVQIESHEMDDAKIAIFAAGITARAAKGAIAIARYEGIKVGLLRPLTIWPFPDDAVRKMLRNVETVIVPELNQGQLINEIRRLTKDKSDSNVLSIQRVNGQLITPNDILRKIKEVS
- a CDS encoding 2-oxoacid:acceptor oxidoreductase family protein, with translation MNKSYEIRLSGSGGQGLILAGIILARAAVIDKHKVTQTQSYGPESRGGYSRADVIISDKEIYFPEATNFNCLLALTQEACDKYLFDLRDTGTLIIDTTFVKNLALAADNTYELPFTEIAQEQLGSTMSTNVLSLAFLVKVTQIVSETALETSLRETVKPAFVDMNIKAMKLGFKLADEYKK
- the pruA gene encoding L-glutamate gamma-semialdehyde dehydrogenase yields the protein MFFSVPVPKNEPVLTYQPGSPQRQQLQNTLQDLYNKHIEIPAIIGGKEVYGGATGSCICPHDHQHKLATYHKADEKEILCAIDAAVKAHKDWEDMPFYHRSAIFLKAAELLSTKYRFLLNAATMLGQSKNAHQAEIDSSCELIDFWRFNAYFAQKIYEQQPLISPKGEWNFSSYRALEGFIFALTPFNFTAIAGNLPTAPALMGNTVVWKPSGAAVYSGYYIMKILKEAGLPDGVINFIPGSGETIGQHVMHSPHLAGIHFTGSTKVFNHLWKTTANNIHLYKSYPRIVGETGGKDFIFAHPSADVQALAVASLRGAFEYQGQKCSAASRLYIPQSIYDEWLSSMNEMLDQVKMGDVREFGNLINAVIDKASFDNIKSYIDYSKNANDASVIRGGNCDDSVGYFVEPTIIKAENPLFKTMQEEIFGPVLTVYVYQDEDFEKTLELCDKTSVYGLTGSIFSQDRTAICTAYNALRHSAGNFYINDKPTGAVVGQQPFGGGRSSGTNDKAGSALNLQRWISARSIKENFVPALNFDYPFMK
- a CDS encoding PLP-dependent aminotransferase family protein — translated: MITNLNNALSTNIKGMKRSAIRELLKYLGTPGLISFSGGFPSPLTFPVEELKQIMNEVMDKEAAMALQYGATEGDMLLRTLLANRYKSQGVDVSVDNLIITTASQQALDLIAKMFIDRGDYVIVGLPSYLGGLSAFNSYGAKMIGIPMDDEGEDPAILEAELKKLQAMDKKPKFIYLIPDFQNPAGVTMTERRRKEIIALAHKYDVLILEDSPYRELRYEGETQKTMYELDGTGHVIMLGTFSKIFCPGFRIGWVVGHADVLDKIVVGKQATDLCTPPFTQRIAARYIEKGLLDPKIEDIRKMYSVKQKGFLAALKQYMPEEITWTKPEGGLFMMAYAPKHLDTNALLLDCIKEANVAYVAGTSFFCDGGGNNTMRLNFSYETLEKNEEGAKRLGDFFKKVLAKK